In one Hymenobacter sp. DG25B genomic region, the following are encoded:
- a CDS encoding tetratricopeptide repeat protein, producing MLPIALLRRRGIGVLCLLVGVVLSARPGMAAQKAAVQEYQQPGQLSLNPGMLSSPNQKEALRVAERQLKTLTTLPARTRAHVRMATALLALRRYNDALLHGRQALQEFRANADSQGVAQTYHLLGSVNIALGDSGLAHQRYQQALQGFTHLNDLRSQAAVQEHLGDLYASQHSWERALGSYQNALKIWHKLKEASRIAVAMHAIGRMYLAQQQYSRALFYLRQSVQRSQDLHDSIAVGYVLQSMGGVYASFGSYGLARGIYTQALNRLPRHHAPPVLQASLYENIAAMHDSTGNLPAAEYNLQQALALERRGGSKSRLSDLYYSLSMIYRKQGQTGAALDALTRHVDLEDSVAAETRAIQIAELRTRYETKKKEQEIELLQKERLLQEANLRRQTGWRNVLGVGPCSCCYWWAGCTGPGGGRPVSTACSPEKTRPFIGRRKSWTASTAPKTRFSPSSRTTSAPRLAPCILS from the coding sequence AATACCAGCAGCCCGGCCAGCTTAGCCTGAACCCGGGCATGCTTTCATCACCAAACCAGAAAGAAGCGTTGCGCGTAGCCGAGCGGCAGCTCAAAACCCTCACCACGCTGCCAGCCCGCACGCGGGCGCATGTTCGTATGGCTACGGCTTTACTGGCGCTGCGCCGGTATAATGACGCTTTGCTACATGGCCGGCAGGCCCTGCAGGAGTTTCGGGCCAACGCCGACAGCCAGGGCGTAGCGCAGACATATCATCTGCTGGGGAGCGTAAATATAGCCCTCGGCGACAGTGGCCTGGCGCACCAACGCTACCAACAAGCCTTACAAGGTTTTACCCACCTGAACGATTTACGCAGTCAGGCCGCAGTACAGGAGCACCTGGGTGATTTATATGCCAGCCAGCACAGCTGGGAGCGGGCGCTGGGGAGCTATCAAAATGCCCTTAAAATCTGGCATAAGCTGAAGGAAGCCAGTCGGATAGCCGTGGCAATGCATGCCATTGGGCGCATGTATCTGGCCCAGCAGCAGTATAGCCGGGCCCTGTTTTATTTGCGCCAGAGCGTGCAACGCTCACAGGATCTGCACGATAGTATTGCCGTTGGCTATGTGCTGCAGAGTATGGGCGGCGTATACGCCAGTTTTGGGAGCTATGGGTTGGCCCGGGGCATCTATACCCAGGCCCTGAATCGGTTGCCTCGCCACCATGCCCCGCCCGTGTTGCAGGCTTCGCTCTATGAGAACATTGCCGCCATGCACGACTCTACCGGTAATCTGCCGGCGGCGGAGTATAATCTGCAGCAGGCCTTAGCCCTGGAGCGGCGTGGGGGCAGCAAAAGCCGCCTGAGCGACTTATACTATTCCCTGTCGATGATTTATCGGAAGCAGGGGCAAACGGGCGCTGCGCTGGATGCCCTAACTCGTCATGTAGATCTGGAAGACAGCGTGGCGGCTGAGACGCGCGCCATCCAGATAGCCGAGCTGCGCACCCGCTACGAAACCAAGAAAAAGGAACAGGAAATAGAGCTGCTGCAGAAAGAGCGGCTATTGCAGGAAGCCAATTTGCGCCGCCAAACAGGTTGGCGCAACGTCTTGGGGGTGGGGCCTTGCTCTTGCTGCTATTGGTGGGCGGGCTGTACCGGGCCCGGCGGCGGCAGGCCAGTATCAACCGCCTGCTCACCCGAAAAAACCAGGCCATTCATCGGCAGAAGGAAGAGCTGGACCGCCTCAACCGCACCAAAGACACGCTTTTCTCCGTCATCTCGCACGACCTCCGCTCCCCGCTTAGCTCCCTGTATTCTCTCCTGA
- a CDS encoding sensor histidine kinase, with protein sequence MYSLLTLLNLGSSSPQRLAEHSVRVSRALDATLHLLDNLLNWSMAQIRNEGMKPKVFALDDLVEECLTLLLNDAERKELMFQNHLTTRCFVRADVDMTRLILRNLIGNAIKFTPSGGCISIANRREGAFWEIAVADTGVGIPKADWDKVLGIGVRSTLGTDRERGTGLGLRLCKDFVEMNGGKLSFTSELKTGSVFRFTLPAVAKEAHLPITSVQDEAEDASVAAG encoded by the coding sequence CTGTATTCTCTCCTGACGCTGTTGAACCTGGGAAGCTCCTCCCCACAACGGCTGGCGGAGCACTCCGTGCGGGTGTCGCGGGCGTTGGATGCTACCTTGCACCTGCTGGATAATTTGCTGAACTGGTCTATGGCGCAGATTCGCAATGAGGGCATGAAGCCTAAAGTGTTTGCGCTGGATGATTTGGTAGAAGAGTGCCTCACGCTGCTTCTGAATGATGCGGAGCGCAAAGAGCTTATGTTTCAGAACCATTTAACCACGCGCTGCTTTGTGCGGGCCGATGTGGACATGACCCGGCTGATTCTGCGCAACCTGATTGGCAATGCCATCAAGTTTACGCCGTCCGGCGGCTGTATTTCTATTGCTAACCGGCGGGAGGGGGCTTTCTGGGAAATAGCCGTGGCCGATACGGGCGTAGGTATTCCTAAAGCCGACTGGGACAAGGTACTCGGTATTGGGGTGCGCTCTACGTTGGGCACCGACCGGGAGCGGGGCACGGGGCTGGGCCTGCGCCTGTGCAAGGATTTTGTAGAGATGAACGGTGGCAAGCTCTCCTTTACCAGTGAGCTGAAAACGGGCTCCGTATTTCGGTTTACCCTGCCCGCGGTGGCCAAAGAAGCCCACCTACCCATAACTTCTGTGCAGGATGAGGCCGAAGATGCTAGTGTTGCCGCCGGATAA
- a CDS encoding LytR/AlgR family response regulator transcription factor codes for MKISCLLLDDDPLVLDLLQAYVSMTEVLEVKAAFTDPLEAHTYLLSHEVQVLFSDVTMPHLSGLDLVRSLRQPPLVVLMTAYPQYAMEGFNLDVIDFLLKPISLERFLKAVNKVASILRTSFTDTEGNDMHSGNGSFFIRTDAQFVRLHYRDVLFIEALKDFTKINTADGRTHLTLVNLKNLEEQLPAGLFVRTHRSYLVNAAKIESVSNLEVRVGGHSLPLGQTYRERVTERIVNRTLIRRQH; via the coding sequence ATGAAAATATCATGCTTGCTTCTTGATGATGATCCGCTGGTGCTGGACTTGCTGCAGGCTTACGTATCCATGACGGAGGTGCTGGAGGTGAAAGCCGCCTTCACCGACCCCCTGGAGGCGCATACTTATCTGCTCAGTCATGAGGTGCAGGTACTTTTCTCTGATGTAACCATGCCCCACCTGAGCGGGCTGGACCTGGTACGCTCCCTCCGCCAGCCCCCGCTGGTAGTCCTGATGACGGCCTACCCGCAATACGCCATGGAGGGCTTTAATCTGGATGTCATCGATTTTCTGCTGAAGCCTATTTCCCTGGAGCGCTTCCTCAAGGCCGTCAATAAAGTAGCCAGCATTCTGCGCACCAGCTTTACCGATACCGAGGGCAACGACATGCACTCCGGCAACGGTTCCTTCTTTATCCGGACCGATGCTCAGTTTGTGCGCCTGCACTACCGTGACGTTTTATTTATTGAGGCGCTAAAAGACTTCACCAAAATTAATACGGCCGATGGCCGCACGCACCTCACCCTGGTTAACCTAAAAAACCTGGAAGAGCAGCTGCCCGCCGGCTTGTTTGTGCGCACGCACCGCTCCTATCTCGTGAATGCTGCCAAAATTGAATCGGTGAGCAATCTGGAAGTGCGGGTGGGCGGCCATTCGCTACCGCTGGGGCAAACGTACCGGGAGCGGGTAACGGAGCGCATTGTAAACCGCACCCTTATCCGGCGGCAACACTAG
- a CDS encoding heavy-metal-associated domain-containing protein, which yields MKSIKALLLTLVVLFSAQLTQAQEKTKTKTKGPATEQLQIKTSAVCDMCKARLEKSMAYEKGVQAAVLDVPSKILTVTYRPDKTSAEALRTAVQSTGYDADAQMANDKAYERLPDCCKKTNSTH from the coding sequence ATGAAATCTATCAAAGCGCTTTTGCTCACTCTCGTAGTTCTGTTTTCGGCTCAACTCACGCAGGCGCAGGAAAAAACCAAGACCAAAACCAAAGGTCCCGCTACTGAGCAGCTTCAGATTAAAACCTCCGCCGTGTGCGACATGTGCAAGGCCCGGCTGGAAAAGTCCATGGCTTATGAGAAAGGCGTGCAGGCCGCGGTGCTTGATGTTCCCTCTAAAATACTGACGGTCACCTACCGCCCGGATAAAACCTCGGCCGAAGCCCTGCGTACCGCCGTGCAAAGCACCGGCTACGATGCCGATGCTCAAATGGCTAATGACAAGGCCTATGAGCGGCTGCCGGATTGCTGCAAAAAAACCAACAGCACGCACTAA
- a CDS encoding TonB-dependent receptor domain-containing protein: MNFFEMPRLLLVGALSLGAVASQAQSAAIAPVRGQVTDAATASAVPGAVVRWLGTTDATTTDDKGAFSLVRPARAEASQLIVSFLGYKADTVNVAATGSPYLRVALRRNAELQEVRVEAQALSYSSLTPTNTQVITSRDLTKSACCNLAESFETNAAVEVSTTDAVSGAKQIQLLGLDGAYSLLTVDNQPALRGLSTPYRLSYLSGTWIESIDIIKGMGSVVNGYEGISGQVNVRLKEPDKTDRLSFNAYGNDLGKFDLNLNASARLTNKLSTVLLLHSDHLGRRVDRNKDGFMDLPLATQYNAFNKWKYNTGKGIVTEVGLGALRETREGGQLQFRKEANDTTHYGTTLTTDRYTGYAKTSYTWAGRPYQSLGLLLSGTNHDFNSQYGRTTYDGTQRTGQATLLFQSVLGTTAHTYRTGLSYLYDDYREVFQQKTIPVEHRNRLERVPGAFAEYTYQNAKNLTLVTGLRLDHHNLYGWFLTPRLNVKFDATKNTVLRLAAGRGFRTANPLAENSGMLVSSRRFVIDNNLTPERAWNVGGSFTQYFTVAGRAATFITDYYHTEFQNQVVADMYLNPDYLRLGNLNGRSFSRSLQTEVQIEPLKGLQAKAAYKYLDVRTTYAGELLPKVLTPKNRLFLNLSYATAFDKWRADLTMQGFGRRPLAGAPGKADHQHSFDEGALAYAPRFALFNTQLTRAFKHWEVYAGVENLLDYRQKDPIMGAADPFGPTFDAAMVWGPTYGRLTYMGLRFRLE, encoded by the coding sequence ATGAATTTCTTTGAAATGCCCCGCCTCCTGCTGGTGGGCGCCCTTTCCCTGGGCGCGGTGGCCAGCCAGGCGCAGTCGGCGGCCATAGCGCCGGTGCGGGGGCAGGTAACCGATGCCGCTACGGCCTCAGCCGTGCCCGGCGCCGTAGTACGCTGGTTGGGTACTACCGATGCCACCACTACCGACGATAAAGGCGCCTTTTCTCTGGTGCGGCCAGCACGAGCCGAGGCCAGCCAGCTGATAGTCAGCTTTCTGGGCTACAAAGCCGATACCGTAAACGTAGCGGCCACCGGCAGCCCCTACCTGCGCGTAGCCCTGCGCCGCAATGCCGAGCTGCAGGAAGTGCGCGTAGAAGCACAGGCCCTCTCCTACTCTTCGCTCACGCCTACCAATACGCAGGTTATTACCAGCCGGGACCTAACCAAATCGGCCTGCTGCAACCTGGCTGAAAGCTTTGAAACGAATGCCGCGGTGGAGGTGTCTACCACCGATGCCGTTTCCGGAGCCAAGCAGATCCAACTACTGGGGCTGGATGGGGCTTATTCTCTTTTGACGGTAGATAATCAGCCCGCCCTGCGGGGCCTTTCCACCCCCTACCGCCTAAGCTATTTGTCGGGCACCTGGATTGAGAGCATCGATATCATTAAGGGTATGGGCTCGGTGGTGAATGGATACGAAGGCATATCCGGCCAGGTGAACGTGCGCCTGAAGGAGCCCGACAAAACCGACCGGCTCTCCTTTAATGCCTACGGCAACGACCTGGGCAAATTCGACCTGAACCTGAACGCCTCCGCCCGCCTCACCAATAAGCTGAGCACCGTGCTGCTGCTGCACTCCGACCACCTGGGCCGCCGCGTAGACCGGAACAAAGATGGGTTTATGGACCTGCCCCTGGCTACGCAGTACAATGCCTTTAATAAGTGGAAGTATAACACCGGCAAAGGCATCGTAACGGAGGTGGGCCTGGGCGCGCTGCGCGAAACCCGGGAAGGCGGCCAGCTGCAGTTCCGCAAGGAGGCCAACGACACCACGCACTACGGCACCACCCTCACCACCGACCGCTACACCGGCTATGCCAAAACCTCCTACACCTGGGCCGGCCGGCCCTACCAGAGTCTGGGCCTGCTGCTCTCCGGCACCAACCACGATTTTAACTCCCAATACGGGCGCACCACCTATGATGGCACCCAGCGCACGGGCCAGGCCACGCTATTGTTTCAAAGTGTGCTGGGCACTACCGCCCACACCTACCGCACGGGCCTGAGCTATCTGTATGATGATTACCGGGAGGTATTCCAGCAGAAAACTATTCCTGTGGAACACCGCAACCGCTTGGAGCGGGTACCCGGTGCATTTGCCGAATACACCTACCAGAACGCCAAAAATCTGACCCTGGTAACCGGCCTGCGCCTCGACCACCACAACCTCTACGGCTGGTTTCTGACGCCGCGCCTGAACGTGAAGTTTGATGCTACCAAGAACACGGTGCTGCGCCTGGCAGCGGGCCGGGGCTTCCGCACTGCCAACCCCCTAGCCGAAAACAGCGGAATGCTCGTCAGCTCCCGCCGGTTTGTAATTGATAATAACCTAACGCCCGAGCGGGCCTGGAACGTAGGCGGCAGCTTTACGCAGTACTTCACCGTAGCCGGCCGCGCCGCTACGTTCATCACCGACTACTACCACACCGAGTTCCAGAACCAGGTGGTGGCCGATATGTACCTGAACCCGGATTACCTGCGCTTGGGTAACCTGAATGGGCGCTCCTTCTCCCGCAGCCTGCAAACTGAAGTGCAGATTGAGCCTCTCAAAGGCCTGCAGGCCAAAGCGGCTTACAAGTACCTGGATGTGCGCACTACCTACGCCGGCGAGTTGCTGCCCAAGGTGCTCACGCCCAAAAACCGTCTGTTCCTGAATTTGAGCTATGCCACGGCTTTTGACAAGTGGCGCGCCGACCTGACCATGCAGGGCTTTGGCCGACGTCCCCTGGCCGGGGCACCCGGCAAGGCCGACCACCAACACAGCTTCGATGAAGGTGCCTTAGCCTATGCCCCCCGGTTTGCGCTGTTTAACACCCAGCTTACCCGCGCTTTCAAACACTGGGAAGTATATGCCGGGGTAGAGAATCTGCTGGATTATCGGCAGAAAGACCCCATTATGGGCGCCGCCGACCCATTTGGACCCACATTTGATGCGGCCATGGTTTGGGGGCCTACCTACGGCCGCCTGACCTACATGGGCCTGCGCTTCCGACTTGAGTAA
- a CDS encoding HYC_CC_PP family protein: MKRPLAHRLFSAWLALLVLTASVGFTVQQHVCRSSGQRTAQLVFTTPQHGCGTAMPAAAKSDAGKFQLKAPCCDFKAHLHKLSVPGTEHAWSKVLLPAWMTAAFVAPSWPGIPSASLARQASAWHASDSSPPGARAGRVLLTFVCTLVV; encoded by the coding sequence GTGAAACGCCCCCTTGCTCATCGGCTGTTTAGTGCCTGGCTGGCGCTGCTGGTCCTTACCGCCTCGGTAGGGTTCACGGTGCAGCAGCATGTATGCCGGAGCAGCGGGCAGCGTACGGCGCAGCTGGTTTTTACCACGCCCCAGCACGGCTGCGGCACTGCTATGCCGGCCGCGGCTAAGTCTGACGCTGGCAAGTTCCAGCTCAAAGCCCCTTGCTGCGACTTTAAAGCCCACCTGCACAAGCTGAGCGTACCCGGCACCGAGCACGCCTGGAGCAAAGTGCTGCTCCCTGCTTGGATGACGGCTGCGTTTGTGGCGCCCAGTTGGCCCGGTATTCCTTCGGCTTCGTTGGCCCGGCAGGCCAGCGCTTGGCACGCTTCTGATTCTTCCCCGCCTGGTGCCCGGGCCGGGCGTGTGCTGCTGACGTTTGTCTGCACCCTGGTGGTATAG
- the mraZ gene encoding division/cell wall cluster transcriptional repressor MraZ: MNLLSGEYECKLDPKGRLVLPAKVKGNLPEASGNQLVLVRGFEPCLVLYPRESWRVIHDKVMALDEFNEEYRQFQRNFFRGMTEVELDNIGRFMLPRTMLRYSGIEKEAIIVGLGNRCEIWEPERYEEYLIKDQQSFSKLAQKFLTTETGPAGPLAA; this comes from the coding sequence ATGAATCTTCTCTCTGGCGAATACGAGTGCAAGCTGGACCCGAAAGGGCGCCTGGTGCTGCCCGCCAAGGTGAAGGGGAACCTGCCGGAAGCCTCCGGCAACCAGTTGGTGCTGGTGCGCGGCTTTGAGCCCTGCCTGGTGCTGTACCCGCGGGAGTCCTGGCGTGTAATTCATGATAAGGTGATGGCGCTGGATGAGTTCAATGAGGAGTACCGCCAGTTTCAGCGCAACTTCTTCCGGGGCATGACGGAGGTAGAGCTGGATAACATCGGCCGCTTTATGCTGCCCCGCACTATGCTGCGCTACTCCGGCATTGAGAAGGAAGCCATTATTGTGGGCCTCGGCAACCGCTGCGAAATCTGGGAGCCCGAGCGCTACGAAGAATACCTCATCAAAGACCAGCAGAGCTTCTCCAAGCTGGCGCAGAAATTCCTGACCACCGAAACTGGCCCTGCTGGCCCCCTGGCCGCATGA
- the rsmH gene encoding 16S rRNA (cytosine(1402)-N(4))-methyltransferase RsmH, producing MSTEYQNDTAYHRPVMLAECLAGLDMQPDGRYVDVTFGGGGHSARMLERLTTGHLYSFDQDADAEREAAQLARPQFTFIRSNFRNLYQELAQRNALPVDGLLADLGVSSHQFDTPERGFSTRFDGPLDMRMNSEDGPSAADVVNEYEEAALHRIFGMYGEVTNARTLARTLSTARRGNSIQTIGELKKAIASCMPRGKENKYLAQVFQALRIEVNDEMTALQEMLEQTARVLRPGGRLVVMSYHSLEDRLVKNFMAKGKFFGEAEKDLFGHTHVPFEVLTRKPVEASAEEVAANSRARSAKLRIAVRNTFNSEF from the coding sequence ATGAGCACCGAATACCAGAACGATACCGCCTACCACCGCCCCGTCATGCTGGCCGAATGCCTGGCCGGGCTGGATATGCAGCCCGACGGCCGGTACGTAGACGTGACGTTTGGCGGCGGCGGCCACTCAGCCCGCATGCTGGAGCGCCTTACCACCGGCCACCTCTACAGCTTTGATCAGGATGCCGACGCGGAGCGCGAAGCCGCCCAGCTGGCCCGTCCGCAGTTCACCTTTATCCGCAGCAACTTCCGTAACCTTTACCAGGAGCTAGCCCAGCGCAACGCTCTGCCCGTAGATGGGCTGCTGGCCGACCTGGGCGTATCCTCCCACCAGTTTGATACCCCGGAGCGCGGCTTTAGCACCCGCTTTGATGGCCCCCTGGACATGCGCATGAACTCCGAGGATGGCCCCAGCGCCGCCGACGTAGTAAATGAGTACGAGGAAGCTGCCCTGCACCGCATTTTTGGGATGTACGGCGAGGTGACCAACGCCCGCACCCTGGCCCGCACCCTGTCCACCGCCCGCCGCGGAAATTCCATCCAGACCATTGGCGAGCTGAAAAAGGCCATTGCCAGCTGCATGCCCCGCGGCAAGGAGAATAAGTACCTGGCCCAGGTATTTCAGGCTTTGCGCATTGAGGTAAACGATGAAATGACGGCCCTGCAGGAAATGCTGGAGCAAACCGCCCGGGTATTGCGCCCCGGCGGCCGGCTGGTAGTCATGTCCTACCACTCCCTGGAAGACCGGCTGGTGAAGAACTTCATGGCCAAAGGAAAATTCTTCGGTGAAGCCGAGAAAGACCTTTTCGGCCACACGCACGTGCCCTTTGAGGTGCTCACGCGCAAGCCGGTAGAAGCGTCGGCGGAGGAAGTAGCTGCCAACAGCCGCGCCCGCTCAGCTAAGCTGCGCATTGCAGTTCGCAACACGTTCAATTCTGAATTTTAA
- a CDS encoding FtsL-like putative cell division protein produces MALNTLRPPSSQPRANVPREVVPPAPAPEPPREPAREKPERPRPTRPRSTWSVFSLLDRLASMDGLFREGLPVRFLPHVLFIMFLTLVYIGNTHYGLRMNRSIQKLKLETEDLRADYTTLKSDYMEASKQSEVARKVAAYGLVESSSPPFRITVPAGRLDAAELDTKPLLTADSVAAQAVADSAARANPPAAEDEPVDVGAPPVPVGVPTTEATETGLQQPKAKTTAKPSSNRSANRRNERKR; encoded by the coding sequence ATGGCCCTTAACACGCTCCGTCCGCCTTCCTCGCAGCCCCGGGCCAATGTGCCCCGGGAGGTGGTGCCGCCGGCTCCCGCTCCGGAGCCGCCGCGCGAGCCAGCGCGCGAAAAGCCGGAGCGCCCGCGCCCCACACGGCCACGCAGCACCTGGAGCGTTTTTTCCCTGCTGGACCGCCTCGCCAGTATGGATGGGTTGTTCCGCGAAGGGCTGCCCGTGCGCTTTTTGCCGCACGTGCTCTTTATCATGTTCCTGACGCTGGTTTACATCGGCAACACGCACTACGGCCTGCGCATGAATCGCAGCATTCAGAAGCTGAAGCTGGAAACTGAAGACCTGCGCGCCGACTACACCACGCTGAAATCAGACTACATGGAGGCCAGCAAGCAAAGCGAGGTGGCCCGCAAAGTAGCCGCCTACGGTCTGGTGGAAAGCTCCTCGCCGCCGTTCCGCATTACCGTGCCCGCCGGCCGCCTGGATGCCGCCGAGCTGGATACCAAGCCCTTGCTGACGGCTGACTCCGTAGCGGCCCAGGCCGTGGCCGACTCCGCCGCCCGTGCCAACCCGCCCGCCGCCGAAGATGAGCCCGTGGATGTAGGTGCGCCGCCCGTGCCGGTGGGAGTGCCCACCACTGAGGCTACTGAAACCGGCTTACAACAACCCAAAGCAAAAACTACCGCCAAGCCTTCTTCCAATCGTTCAGCCAACCGCCGCAATGAAAGGAAACGTTAA
- a CDS encoding penicillin-binding protein, with protein MKGNVKKSIVTRVRLAFLGVCLFSAAVVWKVARIQFNEGEKWRALEQERRIVYQPVFATRGNIYSDNESIMATSLPFYRVAWDPSVVNEQTFRGGVDSLALLLSQFFKDRSPQEYRRKLVNAKRARDPAVRYLRLNSRQINFQEKKLLAQWPIFRAGKNKGGAIFEKVDKRFRPFGGLAQRTIGFINEDKNGAGLEYTFNKHLAGKDGEALFERLPGGNKPIYDGTEVKPVPGYDVKTTLDINLQDVAENALYKSLVDNNAQYGCVILMEVKTGEIKAVANLGKVAEGIYKEDYNYAIADQGRTEPGSTFKLASMMALFEENPDITLDDMVDTGNGRVYVGGAVKTDSHGYGKITVKQVFEKSSNIGVAKLVDHQFSKDPSKYTDYLKKFGLDKPLGFQMAGEARPYVKDPTDRSWSRTSLTTMSIGYELKLAPLQTLAFYNAVANDGVKVQPIIVREIKQADKVLEHFEPRILNQKICSEETLAKVRAMMEGVVTEGTARGIRSADFTMAGKTGTAWKFKNGAYTKVYSTSFCGYFPADKPKYSCIVVVDSPKNGRIYGADVAAPVFRELADKAMARDAASQRPLLARAPVNKKRIPYVGGGMQDELQLVCERIGLKSESQADGDDWVRTEQTDSNTKTLALQVNPIKRGRVPNVVGMTLRDALFLLENRGLRVRLNGTGRVKAQSIAAGTPLQRGATVMLELQPIGQKAAAPAPLPAPEATKLAENKLLTPADPDPAKTRAALLEKQRRLKQQLTQEDADAPEIKSKSKAKV; from the coding sequence ATGAAAGGAAACGTTAAAAAATCCATTGTTACCCGCGTCCGCCTGGCATTCCTGGGCGTTTGCCTGTTTTCGGCGGCAGTGGTGTGGAAGGTGGCGCGCATTCAGTTTAACGAAGGGGAAAAGTGGCGCGCCCTGGAGCAGGAGCGCCGCATTGTGTACCAGCCCGTGTTTGCCACCCGCGGCAATATCTACTCCGATAACGAGAGCATCATGGCTACCTCGCTGCCCTTCTACCGGGTGGCCTGGGACCCTTCCGTGGTAAATGAGCAGACTTTTCGTGGTGGGGTAGATTCCCTGGCGCTGCTGCTTTCGCAGTTTTTCAAGGACCGCAGCCCGCAGGAATACCGCCGCAAGCTGGTGAATGCCAAGCGTGCCAGGGACCCGGCCGTGCGCTACCTGCGCCTCAACTCACGCCAGATCAACTTTCAGGAGAAAAAGCTGCTGGCGCAGTGGCCCATTTTCCGGGCCGGCAAAAACAAGGGCGGGGCTATTTTTGAAAAGGTAGACAAGCGCTTCCGGCCCTTCGGCGGGCTGGCCCAGCGCACCATTGGCTTCATCAACGAAGACAAAAACGGTGCGGGCCTGGAGTATACTTTCAACAAGCACCTGGCCGGCAAAGACGGCGAAGCCCTGTTTGAGCGCCTGCCCGGCGGCAACAAGCCCATTTACGATGGCACCGAGGTGAAGCCCGTGCCCGGCTACGACGTGAAAACCACCCTGGACATCAACCTGCAGGACGTAGCCGAAAATGCCCTGTACAAGTCCCTTGTAGATAACAATGCCCAGTATGGCTGCGTGATTCTGATGGAGGTGAAAACCGGCGAAATCAAGGCCGTGGCCAACCTGGGTAAGGTGGCCGAGGGCATTTATAAGGAAGACTACAACTACGCCATTGCCGACCAGGGCCGGACCGAGCCGGGCTCCACCTTCAAGCTGGCTTCCATGATGGCCCTGTTTGAGGAAAACCCCGACATCACCCTGGACGACATGGTGGACACCGGCAACGGCCGCGTATACGTGGGGGGCGCCGTAAAAACGGACTCACACGGCTACGGCAAGATTACCGTGAAGCAGGTGTTCGAGAAATCCTCCAACATTGGCGTGGCCAAGCTGGTAGATCATCAGTTCAGCAAAGACCCCAGCAAGTACACCGATTACCTGAAGAAGTTTGGGCTGGATAAACCGCTGGGCTTCCAGATGGCCGGCGAGGCCCGCCCCTACGTGAAAGACCCCACCGACCGTAGCTGGAGCCGTACCTCGCTCACTACCATGAGCATTGGCTACGAGCTGAAGCTGGCGCCCCTGCAAACCCTGGCTTTCTATAATGCCGTGGCCAACGATGGCGTGAAGGTGCAGCCCATTATTGTGCGGGAAATCAAGCAGGCCGATAAGGTGCTGGAGCACTTTGAGCCCCGCATCCTGAATCAGAAAATCTGCTCGGAAGAAACGCTGGCCAAAGTGCGCGCCATGATGGAAGGCGTGGTAACGGAAGGCACCGCCCGCGGCATCCGCTCCGCCGACTTTACCATGGCCGGCAAAACCGGCACCGCCTGGAAATTCAAGAACGGCGCCTACACCAAAGTATATTCCACCAGCTTCTGCGGCTATTTCCCCGCCGATAAGCCCAAGTACAGCTGCATTGTGGTGGTCGATTCGCCCAAGAACGGCCGCATTTATGGCGCTGACGTGGCGGCCCCCGTTTTCCGGGAGCTGGCCGACAAAGCCATGGCCCGCGACGCCGCCAGCCAGCGGCCCCTGCTGGCCCGGGCGCCCGTCAACAAAAAGCGCATTCCCTACGTGGGCGGCGGTATGCAGGATGAGCTGCAGCTGGTGTGTGAGCGTATTGGTCTGAAAAGTGAAAGTCAGGCCGATGGTGACGACTGGGTGCGTACCGAGCAGACGGACAGCAATACTAAAACCCTGGCCTTGCAGGTGAATCCTATTAAGCGCGGTCGGGTGCCTAACGTGGTGGGCATGACGCTGCGTGATGCTTTGTTCCTGCTGGAAAACCGCGGCTTGCGCGTGCGCCTGAACGGCACTGGCCGGGTAAAGGCGCAGTCGATAGCCGCTGGCACGCCCTTGCAGCGGGGCGCTACCGTGATGCTGGAGCTGCAGCCTATTGGCCAGAAAGCGGCGGCTCCGGCCCCGCTGCCGGCTCCGGAGGCTACCAAGCTGGCCGAAAACAAGCTGCTGACCCCCGCCGACCCCGACCCTGCTAAAACCCGGGCCGCCCTGCTGGAAAAGCAGCGCCGGCTCAAGCAGCAGCTCACCCAGGAAGACGCCGACGCGCCGGAAATCAAATCTAAATCGAAAGCTAAAGTATAA